The genomic DNA TCACTATCGACAATACTGATTCGATCACCTGCTTCAGCGTTGCCAGTAATTTGCACCGATAGTGAGCCACCATTCCACTCAGCATCGCCATCGGAGTCACTGACAGTGCCTGCGCTGTCGATCTGGGTTGCAGCATTGCCTTCGGTATAAGCTAAGTTGGTATTATTAATTGAAATAGAGGGTGTGGCATTGGCAGGAATTTCTGCCCCTACCTTTAAATTATCCATGAAGATCCAGTGGGTGTTGGCCACGATTTTCACTTCATCAACCGACCCCCAATTTAATGTCCAAGTACCAGTGCTGGTATCTGCCGCATTAAAGCCTTGAGACTCTACTTGTACTCCATTACGAAAACCATAAAAAGTAATAGTGGCATTAGCAGGATTACCTTGAGTATCGATATTGTAATCAATACTGGTGAATTTAAAATTGGAGCTATCGCTGGTATAAAAGCGGGTGCCCGTCGTGTTTACATCATTGGTTAAGCTACCTTCATGGGCATAAATCCCTGTTTCTCCCCCAAATCCATTAAACCGCCAACCATCATAAGAAATGTCATCTATTGCAGTCCCATTGGCGATCACTGCTGTATCAGAGAGCCCAAGCCCGTCATAATTAGTGGTCTGGTCACTGGAAATAGGTAACGCAAATAAATAGTCATAGGCGGCAAGTGCCGTCTCTGAAAATGGCGTATCCGTGGTGATATTGCCAGTGTTGTATTCCAATTCCCAGTCGCCACTTAACTCACTATTACCTGTATCATCCGTTGAAGCGGCAATATCGGCATCAGTTAAACCAGCCAATGCTTGAACAAACGCTTCACCGGCAGCACCACGACCAACATCACAACCATATAAAAGAATATCCCCTCGGTCATTCCCGACACTGTTAAGTGATTGACCGATCGCAGTTAAATAACTGGCATGATTATTCAGGGTATTGATGTCAAGAACGGTATTACCTAAAAATAATTTACCATCATCACCATGAGAGACTATGTGAATAGCATCGACCTGCCGACCACTCAAACTGTTAGCGATTTGCGCTACACCATTTTGATCAGTATTTAATACCACCACTTCCAGGTTATCGCCTAAACCCTCTACCAGTGACTCATAGTCAATAACTCGACTATCAATAAAAACCACTTCTTTACGAGTGTCATTGGTATTTTCTGCTTCATTTGCCGTATTAAGTGCCTGTAACAAATCTTGAGCAGCCGCGTCATCATTTGCTGGTTGTGGTTCAACAGGTGGTTGAGTGGCATCAACCGCAGTAGCTACTGCCGCCCCATCAAATAAATAACGTTTTTCTAAGGGCAACAATAAAGAAGCACACGCTGTTGGCAAAGACGCTACATCATTACGTTTTAATGAAGTAGCTTTATTTGCCTGTTGACTTAAAATGTTTAAACGTCCATTAAAGATTTTAAATGGGGTGGAGCTTAACAGGCTTTTAACATAATGACGCATAATCTTGCCTCCAGCACATCGCTTGTTTGCAACGGCTATAAAGTGACCTGAGGAACGTGCACGTTCCTTAACCTAACTTCTAAAAATTAATTATGTAAATACAGCTTCATATAAATAGGCTCCCTCCTGAAGATGACTCGATTGATGTTCCCTACCAATCGGTACTAAAAAAAGCGATAGTTCACCCATTGTCTCATGGTTTAATTGATAAATTTGTTGAGATAAAAACATCTGGGCGTTTCCTTTAAATAATAAAGAAAACTGGTCTCGCTGGCTCTCTTCCTGAGCCTTCCTGAGCACTTTAACTTCAGTTAATTCAAGAACCAAATCACTTGTATTAGTTTTAATAATAAAAGGGGTATTTACTTGTTTATTAAAATCATCATGGGTTAACGTTGCTAACATTCCCTTTGTTTCCAATTAATTAACATTCCATTTCTTATTTTAAAAGCAGGCACAAGCACTCCATGCACCCACTTTTCTAACCTATTTATACGCTTAACTTCGACTAGGATAAATACCCATTAATGCCATACAAAAATTAACAGTCAAAAACGGCTGCCTGTTTTCATGCCCTTGCCCCAGCCCCGTCTCCGTTAAAGAGGATGATGACAATGGCATTAAATTTTCTGGATTATTGTATGTATCAATGGGGAAAAAACGCCCGCCTCGACCAGGTGTTCCTCCTTTTGCTAAATAATCAGCGGTTGTTTCCGTTTCTTCTGCATTAGCATCTTCAGCATATAGCTGGTGAGTATGGTTAGGCATCGTTGCTTGAGTTAATGTCACAAACTCACTACCTCCTCTTTCAGCTAATAACCGAGGTGTCAGTCCAGGGCCATTACCAGGATGCATGGGAACTCGCCCTTGGAGATTCGGAATTCCCATCGTGGTACGACCATCGCCACCATAAGTAGTACCGATCAAGGAAAAGAGTGCCGTATTTTCACCTATCGATAGCAATCCACCATCACAATATGCCCAGCCACGAGGTGCATAATTACAACCCCACATTTGAATTTGTGCAATAAAGGGTTCTGACATAATTAAAAACTCCTACCTATTAAAGTTAAGGTGACTCTACAAAATTGCATTTTTAGAGTTGCCTTTAATTTCGTTGGGGGTAAATACCTTGAAGGGCAATAATAAAATTGACACATAAAAATGGCATGACATTATTATGGGGTTGATCTCCTCCAGTCTTACCCACCTGGCTTGGTGACATAGCGACTAAATTAGCATTTGAAGATGAGTAAATAGGTTGTCCATTTGCTAATACTCGACTCTGGGGTTCTATACTATCTGCCGGATTATTACTGGCTTGCAATTGGTGAGTATGAGAGGGCATTTGTGGAATCGTCAACGTCACTTCCTCTACCCCCATCCGCTCCCCCATACTACGAGGGGTTAAGCCAGGTCCCGTACCTTGATTGACTGGTAACCGACCTCGCATATCCGGTAACGCAAAAGTACTTCTACCATCTCCACCATAACGGTTTCCCAACAACGAAAATAACGCGCCATTTTCAGTTACGGGAATCAAGTTATTATCACAAAATGCCCAGTGCACCGGCGCAAAATTACCAGCAAAGATTCTGATTTCACCAATATAGGGTTCAGCCATTATTCCATTCCTTTCTTAAATTAGTGTTTTTCCATTAATTATGGGAGCCTCTAAAAAAGTAATTCTTAGACGTTTCCATTAGTTTCTTGGTGGAAATAAACCTGTCAAGGCAATGCAAAAGTTTATTACCTGGGATGGCTGTATATTAAAATGGGCCTCACCACCTCCAGTAGCCATTAAGGCATTTCCCATCTCCACTAAATTAGTGGCTGGACCATAGATATTTTTTCCACTGGGCTCCATGGCTAACACTTGGTTACTTGGCTCATTGGTTGCTGCTGGCTGACTATTGGCCTGCATTTGGTGCGTGTGCTTAGGTAAGTTTTCAACGGTTAACCGAACTGTTTCACTACCACCTTGATTACCAATTCGATAACCATTACCCATATGCAGAGGTACCCGTCCTTGTAAATTTGGTAAACCAAATGTAGTACGACCATCACCACCAAATGCTACCCCTAATAATGAAAATAAACTGGGGTTATTCGCAATCGGTAAATTTTGTCCATCACATTTAGCCCAGGTTCTAGGGGCAAAATCAAACCCAAACATATTAATTTGGCTAATAAACGGTTCAGACATATTCGACCCTTCCTTTTTTTGTTTATTTCATGAAATAATCACAGGCAGTTTTTTGCTTACATGATCATGCACTCATTTCCTTGATCGTGGGATACCAAATCATTCGCTCATAAGGAGGAGCAGACTGCTCAAGCTGAAAGCCCAACTTTACATAAAGATTTTTAGCAACCCAATTATTAGCATAAACACTCAGTAATAAGGGTGCACAGGTTTTTCCTGCTGCAATTTGCAGTGCTTGAATAGCATCTTTCCCATAGCCTTTCCCCTGAGCCTTAGGCACAAATGCAATATCTATGATGTGAATAATCTCATTGGAAAAGTCCAGGGTAATTCTGCCAATAGATTGCTGTTGTTTTTCAATAATAAAATAGCAAGCATTGGGAAACATCTTACCGTAGCCAACATTTTGTGCCTGATACTGCTGTTCAATAAGTTCGTTGATAAACTCCTCGTCAGCATTAATATATTGCAGGTCGTTTCTAGTGGAATGATAGAGTGATTGGAGAAAAGGTTTATCTGTCTCAGTGGCGGGCCGAATAGCAAATCCTTGAGGTAGTTTCAAATTATCCGTTGAACTGTTCATTTCAATTCCATGACATGTTAAAAGTAAAAAGTGGCTACTTCTTCCCTCCTTTAATTATATACGCCAGCAAGATTATTTCCCCTAGAATAAAAAACGATAGACAACCGTTTCAAGGGCTCCTTATTTAAAACTGAGACTCTCGAATTAACACTTGCAATATTGTGCTAAATAAAGAGTAAATAATACTATAAGATTGCGTTTCTACTACTACAGTGCCACGGACAACTTGACGAAATACGGGAATACTTTCACTGATCTGTAAACGAACCTTAAACAATGCCTGTTCGCTATTTAGCTTGCCATCATTTCCCTTACGTACCGCAATATCACCACCATAAATAGAAGCCAAATAAGGTTGCTGTAACTGCGCGCTATGGATTAACTCAACTTCAGTGACTTGACATTTAAAACTTGGCCAATCAGGGTCTTCGGGATAAAAATATCCCATGCTACCCACTTTAACCAGAGGTAAATCTTCTTCCTTCACATAAGCTTCAACAAGTCGACTACTGTTGTTAACGAGTAAGGCAAGTTGTTGCTTTGGATTAACCCAGCGATTTTGTGTTAATCCTGTAGAGACCAACATAATTTCTCCAGCAAATGTGCTTTTAATCATTAAATTAGCCAACTCTGCCTCTAAACCGGTGATTTTATTTTTTATTTCAGCTAGTTGTTTTGCAATGATGGGCACGGTATCAATCATTTCCACCGTGGTTGCGCGTCGATCCAGTGCCAGTTGAAACGCTTGATAGCGTGCTTCTGCTAATGCTAATTGATAGCTTAGTGACGGTGAACGAAACTCAAACAGTGTATCACCTGATTCAACCCGATCACCTACCTGAACATTCACCTTTGCTATTTGAGCAGCCGAAGAGGGGTATAAATATTGATATTGTTTAGCCCGAACAACTGCTGGTACATCAATATGAGCCTGCCAGGGCATAGTTAACAAAACCACAATAGTCGTAAAAAACAGCAGCCAAAAGCATTTTCGTCCAATTGAGATGTCAGCTTTATATTTCCACCACACAGCTACCTCCCGAAAAATAGGGATAAGAATCAGATAATAAATTTCAATGATAAATAAGATGATACCCAACGCTTTAAATGCCAGGTTATAAACCAACACTGCAATTCCTAGAAATAAGACTAACCGATAAAGCCAAGTACCAAAAGCATATAATATCAACCAGAACTGTTTTCTTGATGAAAACAATTCTGGTGGCTCAAAACCAATGCCTAATAATTTTTCCCGTAGCCACCAACGCGCTAAAGCAAAAGCACGAGGTTGGAGATTGGGAACATCAAAATAATCTGCCACTAAATAATAACCATCAAACCGCATAAAAGGATTGAGGTTAACCACCAAGCTAAACACCCACGAAGTAGTAGCAATAATAAAGGTAACTGTCTTAAAAATCCCAGGGGGTAAAAAGCTCCAGCAAAAGGCTGCAATCCCCGCAATGGCCAGCTCCGTCATCACTCCTGCAATTGCGATGGTAGCCCGAGACTGTTTGTTAATCAGTTTCCATGCTTCAGTCGCATCCGTATAGAGCACCGGCCAAAATACCATAAAAGCCACCCCCATCGTTGGTACCCTGACACCATAATGTTTACAGGCAAAAGCATGACCAAATTCATGGGCAATTTTCACTATACATAAGCTGACAATAAATATAACTGCACCTTGGAAAGTAAATAAATAACTAAAGGTATGTAAAAAGGTATCTAGCTGTCGTGTAATTAAAAATAAACCACAACCACTGACAAGCAACAAACACCAAAGCCACACTTTACTGAATAGAAACCGAAGATAAGGGTAAGTTTTAGTTAAAAACCGATCCGGGCGTAAAAGCGGGATACGTAAAAACAAATAATGTTGGGCTAACCAACTATGCCAGGATTTTTTAATACGTTGATAACGCTCATCGAATAGCTGGAAAGCCCCTTGATGGGTTATTTTCAATAACTCATTTTGTTGTAAAAAAGTAAACAGTTTTTCTACATCCGCAATGCACACTTTGCCTGGCAGAATTTGATTAGTGCTAGCAATAATATCGACTACAACACTTTTAT from Spartinivicinus poritis includes the following:
- a CDS encoding site-2 protease family protein, which codes for MEPSVSLQLNSILPPLRQEIQLVQGPRDQQGAPTWTLHDPASNRFFRLGWREFQLLANWYKSVVVDIIASTNQILPGKVCIADVEKLFTFLQQNELLKITHQGAFQLFDERYQRIKKSWHSWLAQHYLFLRIPLLRPDRFLTKTYPYLRFLFSKVWLWCLLLVSGCGLFLITRQLDTFLHTFSYLFTFQGAVIFIVSLCIVKIAHEFGHAFACKHYGVRVPTMGVAFMVFWPVLYTDATEAWKLINKQSRATIAIAGVMTELAIAGIAAFCWSFLPPGIFKTVTFIIATTSWVFSLVVNLNPFMRFDGYYLVADYFDVPNLQPRAFALARWWLREKLLGIGFEPPELFSSRKQFWLILYAFGTWLYRLVLFLGIAVLVYNLAFKALGIILFIIEIYYLILIPIFREVAVWWKYKADISIGRKCFWLLFFTTIVVLLTMPWQAHIDVPAVVRAKQYQYLYPSSAAQIAKVNVQVGDRVESGDTLFEFRSPSLSYQLALAEARYQAFQLALDRRATTVEMIDTVPIIAKQLAEIKNKITGLEAELANLMIKSTFAGEIMLVSTGLTQNRWVNPKQQLALLVNNSSRLVEAYVKEEDLPLVKVGSMGYFYPEDPDWPSFKCQVTEVELIHSAQLQQPYLASIYGGDIAVRKGNDGKLNSEQALFKVRLQISESIPVFRQVVRGTVVVETQSYSIIYSLFSTILQVLIRESQF
- a CDS encoding phage tail protein, encoding MSEPFISQINMFGFDFAPRTWAKCDGQNLPIANNPSLFSLLGVAFGGDGRTTFGLPNLQGRVPLHMGNGYRIGNQGGSETVRLTVENLPKHTHQMQANSQPAATNEPSNQVLAMEPSGKNIYGPATNLVEMGNALMATGGGEAHFNIQPSQVINFCIALTGLFPPRN
- a CDS encoding phage tail protein, with amino-acid sequence MSEPFIAQIQMWGCNYAPRGWAYCDGGLLSIGENTALFSLIGTTYGGDGRTTMGIPNLQGRVPMHPGNGPGLTPRLLAERGGSEFVTLTQATMPNHTHQLYAEDANAEETETTADYLAKGGTPGRGGRFFPIDTYNNPENLMPLSSSSLTETGLGQGHENRQPFLTVNFCMALMGIYPSRS
- a CDS encoding GNAT family N-acetyltransferase, translating into MNSSTDNLKLPQGFAIRPATETDKPFLQSLYHSTRNDLQYINADEEFINELIEQQYQAQNVGYGKMFPNACYFIIEKQQQSIGRITLDFSNEIIHIIDIAFVPKAQGKGYGKDAIQALQIAAGKTCAPLLLSVYANNWVAKNLYVKLGFQLEQSAPPYERMIWYPTIKEMSA
- a CDS encoding phage tail protein, producing MAEPYIGEIRIFAGNFAPVHWAFCDNNLIPVTENGALFSLLGNRYGGDGRSTFALPDMRGRLPVNQGTGPGLTPRSMGERMGVEEVTLTIPQMPSHTHQLQASNNPADSIEPQSRVLANGQPIYSSSNANLVAMSPSQVGKTGGDQPHNNVMPFLCVNFIIALQGIYPQRN
- a CDS encoding DUF6916 family protein, whose protein sequence is MLATLTHDDFNKQVNTPFIIKTNTSDLVLELTEVKVLRKAQEESQRDQFSLLFKGNAQMFLSQQIYQLNHETMGELSLFLVPIGREHQSSHLQEGAYLYEAVFT